A section of the Girardinichthys multiradiatus isolate DD_20200921_A chromosome 5, DD_fGirMul_XY1, whole genome shotgun sequence genome encodes:
- the LOC124869075 gene encoding zinc finger protein Aiolos-like isoform X1, which yields MNTNKHPEFTSPEEDEMETGACNDIAEVKTQEEEEQKEDSSVTVNGMHLDAVMDARVIKTEAEETDDNGPAGIVPKEEAEGDSEDGMEEGIDEERTEEDNDEHRDEDCLNEPQDLSLVDYSRYEPASLQEGQVTAESDEVSDGGYAPGSTGPRIPTQGKLSCDICGLSCISINVLLVHKRSHTGERPFHCTQCGASFTQKGNLLRHIKLHSGEKPFKCPMCSYACRRRDALSGHLRTHSVEKPFKCNYCSRSYKQRSSLDEHRERCHVYIQSKGPAEREDSHTARSHMGSERALLLDRLASNVAKRKSSMPQKFTGDNGVCLDLSFNRELLHHSDIKEPPPGSPGPEGQLQTVLGGPDGDPPATHRPYPISLNRSDINPMSLTNGHKMPLLGLPHGAQPPLGMDSFHNNASQMAQPVMYSLGHLLGGINHPNGLPHPHSQPIPLSPLEALRVMRAEGDAGAPPGAVYPCGHCRVLFLDYVMFTIHMGCHGFRDPLECNVCGHRSRDRYEFSSHIARGEHRLELK from the exons ATGAACACAAACAAGCATCCTGAATTCACATCTCCAGAGGAAGACGAGATGG AAACTGGAGCTTGTAATGATATTGCAGAGGTGAAGACacaggaggaggaagagcagAAAGAGGACAGCTCTGTCACTGTGAATGGAATGCACTTGGATGCTGTCATGGATGCAC GTGTGATAAAGACTGAGGCCGAGGAGACAGACGATAATGGGCCAGCAGGGATTGTGCCCAAAGAGGAAGCAGAGGGGGACAGTGAGGATGGGATGGAGGAAGGGATCGACGAGGAGAGGACGGAGGAGGACAACGACGAGCACAGAGACGAGGACTGCCTGAATGAGCCGCAGGACCTGTCGCTGGTGGACTACTCGCGTTACGAACCGGCATCCCTGCAGGAAGGCCAGGTGACAGCCGAGTCCGACGAGGTCTCAGACGGGGGCTACGCACCTGGTTCCACAGGGCCCCGCATCCCGACACAAGGAAAACTCAGTTGCGACATCTGCGGCCTGTCCTGCATCAGCATTAACGTGCTGCTGGTGCACAAGCGCAGCCACACTG gtGAGAGGCCATTCCACTGCACTCAGTGTGGGGCCTCCTTCACCCAGAAGGGAAACCTGCTTCGCCACATCAAACTGCACTCCGGAGAGAAGCCTTTCAAATGCCCGATGTGCAGCTACGCCTGCCGACGACGTGACGCTCTGAGTGGGCACCTGCGCACTCATTCTG TAGAGAAGCCCTTCAAGTGCAACTACTGCAGTCGCAGCTACAAGCAGCGGAGCTCCCTTGACGAGCACAGAGAGAGGTGCCATGTGTACATTCAGAGCAAAGGTCCCGCTGAGAGAG AGGACAGCCACACGGCCAGGTCTCACATGGGCTCTGAGCGCGCGTTGCTTCTCGACAGGCTCGCCAGCAACGTCGCCAAGCGGAAAAGTTCAATGCCACAGAAGTTCACTG GCGACAACGGGGTCTGCCTGGACCTGAGCTTTAACAGGGAGCTGCTCCACCATTCTGACATAAAGGAACCTCCACCAGGCTCACCTGGGCCAGAGGGCCAGCTGCAGACCGTCCTCGGAGGCCCAGATGGAGACCCACCTGCCACCCACAGACCCTACCCCATCTCATTAAACCGCAGCGACATCAACCCAATGAGCCTCACCAACGGCCACAAGATGCCACTTCTGGGCCTCCCTCATGGAGCACAGCCACCCCTCGGCATGGACTCCTTCCACAACAACGCTTCCCAAATGGCCCAGCCCGTCATGTACAGCTTGGGTCACCTGCTAGGGGGGATCAATCACCCGAACGGCCTACCTCACCCACACAGCCAGCCCATCCCACTGTCGCCCCTCGAGGCCCTGCGGGTGATGCGGGCAGAAGGGGATGCTGGGGCGCCGCCCGGAGCAGTGTACCCCTGTGGTCACTGCAGAGTGCTCTTCCTGGACTACGTCATGTTCACCATCCACATGGGGTGCCACGGCTTCCGTGATCCACTTGAATGCAACGTCTGCGGCCACCGCAGCCGGGACCGTTACGAGTTCTCCTCCCACATAGCCCGCGGTGAGCACCGCCTAGAACTCAAGTAG
- the LOC124869075 gene encoding zinc finger protein Aiolos-like isoform X2: MNTNKHPEFTSPEEDEMETGACNDIAEVKTQEEEEQKEDSSVTVNGMHLDAVMDARVIKTEAEETDDNGPAGIVPKEEAEGDSEDGMEEGIDEERTEEDNDEHRDEDCLNEPQDLSLVDYSRYEPASLQEGQVTAESDEVSDGGYAPGSTGPRIPTQGKLSCDICGLSCISINVLLVHKRSHTGERPFHCTQCGASFTQKGNLLRHIKLHSGEKPFKCPMCSYACRRRDALSGHLRTHSEKPFKCNYCSRSYKQRSSLDEHRERCHVYIQSKGPAEREDSHTARSHMGSERALLLDRLASNVAKRKSSMPQKFTGDNGVCLDLSFNRELLHHSDIKEPPPGSPGPEGQLQTVLGGPDGDPPATHRPYPISLNRSDINPMSLTNGHKMPLLGLPHGAQPPLGMDSFHNNASQMAQPVMYSLGHLLGGINHPNGLPHPHSQPIPLSPLEALRVMRAEGDAGAPPGAVYPCGHCRVLFLDYVMFTIHMGCHGFRDPLECNVCGHRSRDRYEFSSHIARGEHRLELK, translated from the exons ATGAACACAAACAAGCATCCTGAATTCACATCTCCAGAGGAAGACGAGATGG AAACTGGAGCTTGTAATGATATTGCAGAGGTGAAGACacaggaggaggaagagcagAAAGAGGACAGCTCTGTCACTGTGAATGGAATGCACTTGGATGCTGTCATGGATGCAC GTGTGATAAAGACTGAGGCCGAGGAGACAGACGATAATGGGCCAGCAGGGATTGTGCCCAAAGAGGAAGCAGAGGGGGACAGTGAGGATGGGATGGAGGAAGGGATCGACGAGGAGAGGACGGAGGAGGACAACGACGAGCACAGAGACGAGGACTGCCTGAATGAGCCGCAGGACCTGTCGCTGGTGGACTACTCGCGTTACGAACCGGCATCCCTGCAGGAAGGCCAGGTGACAGCCGAGTCCGACGAGGTCTCAGACGGGGGCTACGCACCTGGTTCCACAGGGCCCCGCATCCCGACACAAGGAAAACTCAGTTGCGACATCTGCGGCCTGTCCTGCATCAGCATTAACGTGCTGCTGGTGCACAAGCGCAGCCACACTG gtGAGAGGCCATTCCACTGCACTCAGTGTGGGGCCTCCTTCACCCAGAAGGGAAACCTGCTTCGCCACATCAAACTGCACTCCGGAGAGAAGCCTTTCAAATGCCCGATGTGCAGCTACGCCTGCCGACGACGTGACGCTCTGAGTGGGCACCTGCGCACTCATTCTG AGAAGCCCTTCAAGTGCAACTACTGCAGTCGCAGCTACAAGCAGCGGAGCTCCCTTGACGAGCACAGAGAGAGGTGCCATGTGTACATTCAGAGCAAAGGTCCCGCTGAGAGAG AGGACAGCCACACGGCCAGGTCTCACATGGGCTCTGAGCGCGCGTTGCTTCTCGACAGGCTCGCCAGCAACGTCGCCAAGCGGAAAAGTTCAATGCCACAGAAGTTCACTG GCGACAACGGGGTCTGCCTGGACCTGAGCTTTAACAGGGAGCTGCTCCACCATTCTGACATAAAGGAACCTCCACCAGGCTCACCTGGGCCAGAGGGCCAGCTGCAGACCGTCCTCGGAGGCCCAGATGGAGACCCACCTGCCACCCACAGACCCTACCCCATCTCATTAAACCGCAGCGACATCAACCCAATGAGCCTCACCAACGGCCACAAGATGCCACTTCTGGGCCTCCCTCATGGAGCACAGCCACCCCTCGGCATGGACTCCTTCCACAACAACGCTTCCCAAATGGCCCAGCCCGTCATGTACAGCTTGGGTCACCTGCTAGGGGGGATCAATCACCCGAACGGCCTACCTCACCCACACAGCCAGCCCATCCCACTGTCGCCCCTCGAGGCCCTGCGGGTGATGCGGGCAGAAGGGGATGCTGGGGCGCCGCCCGGAGCAGTGTACCCCTGTGGTCACTGCAGAGTGCTCTTCCTGGACTACGTCATGTTCACCATCCACATGGGGTGCCACGGCTTCCGTGATCCACTTGAATGCAACGTCTGCGGCCACCGCAGCCGGGACCGTTACGAGTTCTCCTCCCACATAGCCCGCGGTGAGCACCGCCTAGAACTCAAGTAG